The Penaeus vannamei isolate JL-2024 chromosome 15, ASM4276789v1, whole genome shotgun sequence genomic interval ggagggggaggggaggggatagtgaggggggagggggaggagatagtgagggggaggaaataaggaggggttgaggggaagccTATATATATTCTCCCGCCAGCACCTCGACGTCGGGgctttggggttggggttgtggggtgggggaggggtagggggatagtgaggaggttgaagtggagggggaaggggatagtgagggggaggtggagggggatagtgAAGTAGTTGAGTTGGAAGggatagtgagggggaggggggaaaggaagggggagggggtggggatagtgagggggaagggggaggggatagtgaggaggttgagggggatgaaggggaggggatagtgagGGGGGCTTCGGGGttgtttggagggggaggggaggggatagtaaggggggaggggatagtaaggggggagggggaggggatagtgagggagaggaaataaggagggattgaggggaaggggatagggaggggggaggagggagggaatggtgcgagggtgagtggaaggggagggtttaTTGGGGTTGAGGTTGTGGGATTTCGAAGAATGGGAaagttttttttgtggggggtggggagcagTTGTGGGGTTGATGACGTGGGGTGGCAATGGAGTTGGGGGTTGGATCATGAAAATGAGGTATTGGGGTGTTgaggggatgacaaggggaaggAGCACGAGTTTCGGGGGTTGAGGGATGGTGTGGCGTGAGGAAAATGAGGTACTGGGATATGGGATGCGGGATCATGAAGATGGAGGATGAGGTTGAGCTGGAGGATGAGGTTGAGCTCGAGAATGAGGTTGAGCTGGAGGATGAGGTTAAGCTGGAGGATGAGGTTGAGCTGGAGGATGAGGTTGAGCTGGAGGATGAGGTTGAGCTGGAGGATGAGGTTGAGCTGGAGGATGAGGTTGAGCTGGAGGATGAGGTTGAGCTGGAGGATGAGGTTGAGCTGGAGGATGAGGTTGAACTGGAGGATGAGGTTGAGCTGGAGGATGAGGTTGAGCTGGAGGATGAGATTGAGCTGGAGGATGAGGTTGAACTGGAGGATGAGGTTGAGCTGGAGGATGAGGTTGAGCTGGAGGATGAGGTTGAGCAGGAGGATGAGGTTGAGCTGGAGGATGAGGTTGAGCTGGAGGATGAGGCTGAGCTCGAGAATGAGACTGAGCTGGAGGATGAGGTTGAGCTGGAGGATGAGGTTGGgctggaggatgagggtgagttggaggaagaggttaAGCAGGAGGATGAGATTAAGCTGGAGGATGAGGTTGAGCTGGAGGATGAGGTTGAGCAGGAGGATGAGGTTACGCTGGAGGATGAGGTTGCGCTGGAGGATAAGGTTTAGCTCGAGAATGAGATTGCGCTGGAGGATGAGGCTGTAGGAAGGAGAACGAAGAATAAATGGATGGATCttatgaaggagggggggggaggaggagcaataTTGGGGGTTGTGGGATGACGTGCCAGAAGAGGGTCGCGTATTAGGTTTGGGGTtgtggggggatgaggaaggtggaggattTATTAGGTtgggggaaagtgaggagggggaaggtgaggatagAAAatataaggatgaggaagaggaggataggaaagttaaggaaggagaaggtaagGATGGGGAAGTCGAGGATGGGGAAGATAACGATGGGGAAGGCGGGATGAGGAAGgcgggatggggaagaggaggataggaaagttAAGGATGAGGAAGGCGGGATGGGGAAGTTCAGGATGGGgaagataaggatgaggaaggCGGGATGGGGAAGTTGAGGATGGGGAAGTTAAGGATGAGGAAggcgggatggggaaggggaggataggaaagCTAAGATTGACGAAGATAAGGATGGGGAAGTTAAGGATGGGGGAagtacgaggaagaggaaggtgaggatgaggatacAGTAGAGGATATATTGGGCTTGGGAATTGTGGGTTCCTGAGGGCGGAGGAGAAGGCATTGGGGAGGGGAATGTGAGATGGTGGAGAGGTATTGTGTGGAATAAAGTTGGGGGCTGAAGAATTGTGACGGCGAGAGCGAAggcgtgtgagggagagagggggcagagggggagaaaagaggaatggcTTGAAcatgggaaggggagatgagagaggagaaggagggagggaaaaggaatgtggaggggctggggaaggagggaggaggaaacaaagatggaggggttgggggagaaaggaggatgaaaggaaagatggaggggctggagaaggagggaggagaaaggaaagaggaagaaagaaagatggcgaggagtggggtaggaaggaggatgaaaggaaagatggagggactgcggaagaagggaggagaaaggaaagaggaagaaagagaggaatgtgagaaataaagatagagaggagagggtaggaaggaggatgaaaggaaagatggagggattgaggaagaagggaggagaaagaaaagatggaggggctggagaaggagggaggagaaaagaaagaggaagaaagagaggaatgtgagaaagaaagatggggaggagagggctaggagggaggaggaaaggaagatggaaaggctGAGGAAGGTGAGGGATGTGAGACGTTGTTGGGGAAGAGTATTATGAGGAGGTGCCGGTTCTTATCAAGGCATGCGGGAGCTGGGTAAAAGTTTAATAAGGGAAAGTACGATTagcgtgtaaaagagagagagagagagagagagagagagagagagagagagagagagagagagagagagagagagagagagagagagagagagtgagagtgagagagagagggggggggagagaaaggagagagagagagagagaggggggggagagagagagagagagagagagagagagagagagagagagagagagagagagagagagagagagagagagagagagagagagagagagagagggagagagagagagagaaaaggaaaacgagtaTGGAAGATGAGAatatgaggaaaatgagggggaaatgGAACGAGGGTGAAAATGGTGTGAAGGTCGATGATGAATGCGACGATGATGGAGGAGAAcacggaaaaaatatatgaaaagaaatggagaaagctggaagagagagagagagagagagagagagagagagagagagagagagagagagagagagagagagagagagagagagagagagagaaagaaagaaagaaagaaagaaagaaaaacatcggaaagacaaacataaacacaaaacgaaacgaaacaaggACGAAAGAAAACccgaggatggaaagggaaaagagtcCCATAGAAGGGGAAGTAAATTAATTAAGAGACGGCAGCAGATTTTTCACGGTCATCCTAATGActgacttcccccctccctccctcttccccctctccccctctccctctcctcctccctctctccctcctctcccctctctccctttctccctctctccctccccccctctccccctctccccctctcccccctctccccttcccccctccccccccctctcccacaagcCTTTTAGCGTCCTCCTGAGAACTCCAAAAGGCAACATCTGGGGAGCCTTTCATATCCTAAGGGATGTATAGTGTCGAAGGCGGtgcgagaaaggagggaaaaaaagtaggaggaggaaaaagaggaggaggaggaggaggagaagatggatgaggggtaggaggagggggatgggtaggaagaaggaagaggaggaggagatggatgaatatgatgattgatgatgatgatgatgatgatcatgatgatgatcatgatgatgatcatgatgatgatcatgatgatgatcatgatgatcatgatgatcatgatgatgatcatgatgatcatgatgatcatgatgatgatcaagaggaggaggaggaggaggaaaagaaagaggaggaggaggaagaagaggggagaaaagaagaagaagaagaagaagaagaagaagaagaaacaggagtggaaggaggaggagaagaaggaggaagaagatgtggAAAATAAAGAGCAGTTAGTGGATGGAGAaggaagcaaaagaggaagaagaaacgaactagaagtagaaagaaaaaagaaaaaaatagaagcataagctgtaaaaaaaataataaaaaagaagaagcataagttataaaaactaactaaataaaaaacaataaaaaaagtaaaataagctgaaaaaaaggtaaaatagaaGAAGCATAACctgttaaaaaagagaaaaaaaggaaagaaacgaaaaaaaaaacaaagacaggaaaTCAACAACAAAGCTGCGACGAGACCCGACGAAGGAGGAACCTGCTGCAAGATCATCAGGCCCTTCCTTCAAACACTCTCCCTCCGCCTCGAGAAGGGTCCCTCGAGGTCCTTCTCGGAGGCTTAAGGAGGACACCTGCTGCTCGGCGAAGGATCACCTTTGGGCGCGTTAAGTTAAGCATGGCGTCGAGAAGCGAGGAGAGAATCGGAtgctgtgatggtgatgatgatgatgttggggatggtgatgatgatggtgatggtgatggggatggggatagtgatgatgggggatagtgatgatggggatggggatggtgatgatggggatggtgatgatgggggtggggatgatggggatggggataatgttggggatggtgatggggatgggtaTGGTGAAGGTGacaatggggatggggatggggggatggggatggggttggtAGATGATTGACGACTGATAGGGCATGGTAGTgaaggtgatgatgttggtgatgatagtaagatggggatggggatgggattgatgatggggatggggatggggatgatgatggcgatgatgaagatgggggatgatgatggtgatggacaatgatgggggtggggagggggatggtgaaggtgatggtgatggggatggtgaaggtgatggtgatggggatggtgaaggtgatggggatgatgatggggatggggatggggatgatggtgatggggatggggatgatgatggtgatgatgagtaggtgatgatgatggtgatgatgttggggatgatgatggggatggtgatgatgatggtgatgatgatggagatggtgtagctgttggtgatgctgatggaatggtaaggatgatcatagagatgaagatggtaatgataatggtaattgcgatagtgatgattatcgtgatgatgacggtaattgtGATGGCTTCCTTATTCTTGGTTGTGTCTGCAAAAGTATGTGTCCCTGTGTGTTATATCATTACGAGTTTAGGAATGAGTttatgtggctgtatgtgtgtgtgtgtgtgtgtgtgtgtgtgtgtgtgtgtgtgtgtgtgtgtgtgtgtgtgtgtctgtgtgtgtgtgtgtgtgtgtgtgtgtgtgagagagagagagagagagagagagagagagagagagagagacagagacagagacagaaagaaagaaagagagaaagagagcagatgTGTATGAACGCCTCCGAAAATGCCCTTACGTATAAGCAAATAACAAGTACAAGTGATTCATCTATTAAACATGGAAATGGCCGACTGTCAGACGAACCAATTaccctctcttttatccctctccctgtctccttcgcaGCCCTGGCCCCCTCACTGCTCTTCCTGTTTGCTCACTTCCTGCTGCCTGCCCTCGCTGACGTCATGGCGCGACTTGCAGCTACTTCAGACAGCGGTGACGTCACAACCCAgacagcgatgacgtcacaacccagacagagatgacgtcacaatccagacagcgatgacgtcacaacccaGACAGCGATGCCGTCAAAACCCAgacagcgatgacgtcacaacccaGACAGCGATGACGTCAAAACCCAGACAACGATGACATCACAACCCAgacagcgatgacgtcacaacccagacagagatgacgtcacaacccagacagagatgacgtcacaatccagacagcgatgacgtcacaacccaGACAACGATGACATCACAACCCAgacagcgatgacgtcacaacccagacagcgatgacgtcacaacccaGACAACGATGACATCACAACCCAgacagcgatgacgtcacaacccagacagcgatgacgtcacaacccaGACAGCGATGCCGTCAAAACCCAGACAGCGATGACATCACAACCCAGACAACGATGACGTCACAACCCAgacagcgatgacgtcacaacccagacagcgatgacgtcacaacccagacagtgatgacgtcacaacccagacagcgatgacgtcacaatccagacagcgatgacgtcacaacccagacagcgttgacgtcacaacccagacagcaatgacgtcacaacccagacagcgatgacatcacaacccagacagcgatgacgtcacaacccaGACAGCGTTGACGTCACAACCTAGACAGCATTAACGTCACAACCCAgacagcgatgacgtcacaacccagacagcgatgacgtcacaacccagacagcgatgacgtcacaacccagacagtgatgacgtcacaacccagacagcgatgacgtcacaacccagtcagcgatgacgtcacaacccagacagcgatgacgtcacaacccagacagcgatgacgtcacaacccagacagcgatgacgtcacaacccagacagcgatgacgtcacaacccaGACAGCGATGACATCACAACCCAGACAGcaatgacgtcacaacccagacagcgatgacgtcacaacccagacagcgatgacatcacaacccagacagcgatgacgtcacaacccagacagcgatgacgtcacaacccagacagcgatgacgtcacaacccagacagcgatgacatcacaacccagacagcgatgacgtcacaacccagacagcgatgacgtcacaacccagacagcgatgacgtcacaacccagacagcgatgacgtcacaacccagacagcgatgacgtcacaacccagtcagcgatgacgtcacaacccaTACAGCGATGCCGTCAAAACCCAgacagcgatgacgtcacaacccagacagcgatgacatcacaacccagacagcgatgacgtcacaacccagacagcgatgacgtcacaacccagacagcgatgccgtcacaacccagacagcgatgacgtcacaactcaGACAAACGGCGGACGGGTGAACGCTGACGTCACGAATGACTCGATGACGTCAGAAAACAGAAAGTGACATCCGTTTCGAAGGTAATAATGTTGTAAATTGCGCAATAGCATCAAAGCTGTTATGTTAAAAGGTTTACGCTGTGGTGTTACAAATGAGATTATTACTCCAGACTTTGAAGTACAGCATCAAACagactgtatatatatggacCGTCATTTTTAATCTATGCGCATGAGGGGCATAATATGTGTTGAGGAATAGAGGATGGAcgctcttcacttctctctctctcttttttaatcggCGTCTGTTTCCGTTcccgtctctcgttctctctaatttcctatatttctctctaattttctatgtctattatttctctctctctctctctctctctctctctctctctctctctctctctctctctctctctctctctctctctctctctctctattttctatgtCTATTATCTCTAGGGGATTTATATTCTCAGAATCGGTACGAAGAAGGTGGAAGGTGAAGacggaagacgaggaaaagaggaaaaagagagaaaaaaaggaagaatgaaaaataacggagaatgaaaaatgaatagatatttattatcgatttaattcatatattcaagcatatatatctacacacatccatccacatgtctgtttatatctacatctacaattCAGCCATATCCataactatctattcatctatatgtatacccatatctGATTTATATTcacagctatctatttatctatctatttatatttatatctacattcaACCTATATCCATGACTATCTGTCCAtaaatacttatatctatatctaacctGCAACCATaacaatctatttgtctatctattcaactatctgtctatctagctggaaaaatctatcgatctatctattcatctacctattcatctatctgtctacctacctacctacctaccaatttCTATagttctatctacctatccatctcactcactcactcactcactcactcactcactcactcactcactcactctctctctctctctctacatacaaatatatatatatatatatatatatatatatatatatatatatatatatatatatatatatatatatataaatacacacacacacacatatatatagtatctacctacctacctatctatccatctatccatctaatccATCTATCTTCCCTCAAGCCCAGAAAAAAAAGGATCTTCCCGCAGCGCAAATCCACCAAACAGATGTAGGTGAAGCAAGATGGTGGACTGGAGGCCGATCCATTAATCTTCAAGATGCTCGAATTTCTGCACACAATTTCATGGATTTTTGGCCCAAAATGAAAATCTTGGGAGCACACAGAATCTATACGAAGGGATGTGTCCCTTTTCCCTCGTTTggcggagggaaaagaaaggagggacggaggggtaggatggaaggaaggaaggagggcaagggaggagcgGAAGAGAGCTGAGAGGGAGGTGGTaaaaattgggagagggagagaagaaagaaagatagagggaaaagaaaaaggatgaattgtatatttatattgtatattaagtacccatgtatatatatatatatatatatatatatatatatatatatatatatatatatatatatatatatatatatatatattatatacagagagagagagagagagagagagagagagagagagagagagagagagagagagagagagagagagagagagaaagagagagagagagagagagagagagagagagagagagagagagagagagagagagagagagagagagagagagagagagagagggggggagggatggagaggggaatgggataggagagatagagtgagtgagagtgagagtgagagtgagagtgagagtgagagtggaggagtgagagtgagaggagaggagaggagagtgagagtgagtgtgagtgtgagagagtgagagtgagagtgagagtgagagtgagagtgagagagagagtgaaagagagagagagagtgagagagagagagagagtgagagagagagagagagtgagagagagagagagagagagagagagagagagagagggggggactgagatagagggagagagagagagagagagagagagagagagagagagagagagagagagagagagagagagagagagagagagagagagagagagagagagcacaacacAATGTGTCAGCGCAGCCACAACGTCTTGGGTCACATTAGTGATATTGCAGTGGGATGGAGGAAGGTTCTGGCGTCTTAgggatcccccttcccccccctccccctccctcctccccccatctccacgAGCACCACagttcctcttcgttttttttttttttttttttttgctttttgcttttttgcaATCAATCTCATGTGTatatctacgtttttttttttttttgctatacgcatagatagatataggtgtatatacaaaggaatatatgtatatctatctatatatacatgttcgtatgtgtgtgtgtgcgcgcgtgtgtgtgtgtgtaagagagatagagagttagagagagagcgagagagagagagagggagggagggatagagagagagagagaaagagagagagagcgagagagcgagcgaaagagagagagagagagagaatatacatatacatataaaaagttaaacacacacacacacacatatatatatgtgtgtatatatatatatatatatatatatatatatatatatatatatatatatatatatatatatatatatatatacacatatacatatatatgtgtgtgtgtgtttatataaataatttttttcttctttctctccgtcttccccacctccgtctcaccctctcccctcgttcttcctatctcctcctctcttcctcattttaatTACACAATGACTAGAAAGAATATCAATCGCCTATTCCGCCCTTTGACCTCCGCCCTCGCTTCCATCCTCATTTCCACCATTTCTTTACCAAATcgaatatgaatatgcaaatgagacCGAACTTACTTCCGGATACTTTCATAGCA includes:
- the LOC138864087 gene encoding germ cell nuclear acidic protein-like, yielding MRYWDMGCGIMKMEDEVELEDEVELENEVELEDEVKLEDEVELEDEVELEDEVELEDEVELEDEVELEDEVELEDEVELEDEVELEDEVELEDEVELEDEIELEDEVELEDEVELEDEVELEDEVEQEDEVELEDEVELEDEAELENETELEDEVELEDEVGLEDEGELEEEVKQEDEIKLEDEVELEDEVEQEDEVTLEDEVALEDKV